The following coding sequences are from one Salvia hispanica cultivar TCC Black 2014 chromosome 3, UniMelb_Shisp_WGS_1.0, whole genome shotgun sequence window:
- the LOC125216110 gene encoding uncharacterized protein LOC125216110 — protein MATSSRSCLSPVDLCLSNNTSLKNGGKCSFLRSKTDLQLLHRSPNKNISKKNFIVTNIATPEAAADLVSSSAGADLLSSFSLPTFQGISDNPWVAGIAGLMVGVPFLIQWLVTVSKEVGVVAETVEEIADAVGKVAEEVDRAAEDLAESLPEGGLKQVVSFVEDLAEETAKDAQMVEELMDKVEELDEKLEKILEKESKKGTEKE, from the exons ATGGCCACTTCATCTCGCTCTTGCCTCTCCCCTGTTGATCTCTGCCTTAGCAACAATACCTCTCTCAAAAATGGCGGAAAATGTTCATTTCTTCGCAGCAAAACCGATTTGCAGCTTCTCCACAGATCCCCCAACAAAAATATCTCCAAAAA GAATTTTATTGTAACGAATATTGCTACGCCGGAAGCAGCTGCAGATCTTGTTTCCTCTTCGGCCGGCGCAGatcttctctcttctttctctctccccaCCTTCCAAGGCATCTCTGACAATCCATG GGTTGCTGGGATAGCTGGATTGATGGTGGGAGTGCCTTTCCTGATCCAGTGGCTTGTAACAGTGTCAA AGGAGGTTGGGGTGGTGGCGGAGACGGTGGAGGAAATAGCTGACGCGGTAGGTAAAGTGGCGGAGGAAGTGGACAGAGCGGCGGAGGACTTGGCGGAGTCGCTGCCGGAGGGAGGGCTAAAGCAGGTTGTGAGCTTTGTTGAGGATTTGGCTGAAGAAACAGCCAAGGACGCTCAAATGGTTGAGGAGTTGATGGACAAG GTGGAAGAATTGGACGAGAAGttggaaaaaatattggagaaagAATCCAAAAAAGGCACTGAGAAAGAATGA
- the LOC125210578 gene encoding probable LRR receptor-like serine/threonine-protein kinase At1g12460 gives MRMRGTTLHCIVFLYAFCLLQFVVVLVSPITEKEILLQFRGNISSDPFDSLSSWIPSSSPCQDYQGVFCNSDGNVAKIVLWNTNLSGVLSPSLSGLKSLRIITLFGNKLTGNIPSEYGEISTLWKINLSSNALSGPIPEFLGDLPNIRFLDLSRNGYSGEIPSALFRNCYKTRFVSLAHNNLSGPLPASVGNCLDLEGIDVSFNGLSGALPSQICSPPGMMYLSVMSNMLSGSVEQQLSQCRSLSLLDLGSNMFSGAAPFGVIGLENLTYFNASWNMFEGEIPEMVSCTKLEVFDVSGNALYGEVPSSITKCSGLKYLDLGFNRLNGSIPDGISGLRNLVLLRLSSNSIDGMVPAEIGSIEWLEVLDLDNLRLHGEIPNEITQCRFLLELNVSGNSLVGEIPQNLDNMTHLVILDLHHNELNGSIPMTIGNFSNLYYLDLSENLLSGPIPSALGNINNLSHFNLSYNNLSGAIPPIESIKQFGYYAFFHNAGLCGAPLENSCSGSASNPSARKPRLSASAIVAIVAAALIVAGVLIITVINMRARRRRRTEDETMIVESTPLASSTESNVIIGKLVLFSKSLPSKYEDWEIGTKALLDKECLVGGGSIGTVYKSTFEGGIAIAVKKLETLGRIRSQDEFEQEISRLGNLHQANLAAVQGYYWSSSMQLILSEFVSRGNLYDNLHGLGYPGTSTGSGNPELNWSRRFNIAVGTARALAYLHHDCKPPVLHLNVKSTNILLDDSYTAKLSDFGLGKLLPLLDSYGHQKIHNAVGYIAPELAESSRISDKCDVYSFGVILLELVTGRKPVGSPSANEVMILCEYVRGLIEHGNASDCFDRSLRGFVENELIQVMKLGLICTSETPSRRPSMAEVVQVLESVRNGSES, from the exons ATGAGAATGCGAGGTACAACACTCCACTGCATTGTGTTCCTGTATGCATTTTGTCTGCTTCAATTTGTGGTAGTTTTAGTGTCTCCCATTACGGAGAAGGAgattttgcttcaatttaGGGGCAACATTTCTAGCGACCCTTTTGATAGTTTGAGTTCTTGGATTCCTAGTAGTAGCCCTTGCCAAGATTATCAAGGGGTGTTCTGTAATTCTGATGGAAATGTGGCAAAAATTGTGCTTTGGAACACTAATCTTTCTGGAGTTTTGTCACCTTCTTTATCAGGATTGAAATCACTTAGGATTATAACCTTGTTTGGTAATAAGTTAACTGGTAATATCCCTTCGGAATATGGAGAGATCAGTACTTTGTGGAAGATAAACTTGAGCTCCAATGCTCTTTCAGGACCAATCCCAGAGTTTCTTGGAGATTTGCCAAACATTAGGTTTCTTGATTTGTCTAGAAATGGGTATAGTGGTGAGATTCCTTCAGCATTGTTCAGGAACTGTTACAAGACTAGATTTGTTTCCTTGGCTCATAACAATCTATCAGGGCCACTCCCTGCTTCAGTTGGTAACTGTTTGGATCTAGAAGGGATTGATGTGTCTTTCAATGGTCTCAGTGGGGCGTTGCCGTCACAAATTTGCAGCCCTCCAGGGATGATGTACTTGTCTGTGATGAGTAATATGCTATCAGGGAGTGTTGAGCAACAACTTTCACAATGTAGAAGCTTGAGTCTTTTGGATCTTGGTAGCAATATGTTTTCTGGGGCAGCCCCATTTGGGGTTATTGGATTGGAAAATCTAACGTATTTCAATGCTTCATGGAATATGTTTGAAGGGGAGATCCCAGAAATGGTTTCTTGCACAAAATTGGAAGTGTTTGATGTTTCTGGGAATGCTTTGTATGGAGAGGTTCCATCAAGCATCACTAAGTGCAGTGGCcttaaatatttagatttggGTTTTAATAGACTTAATGGAAGTATACCAGATGGAATATCTGGATTGAGAAATCTGGTGCTGCTTCGGTTGTCAAGTAACTCGATAGATGGGATGGTTCCTGCAGAGATCGGTAGTATAGAATGGCTTGAAGTTCTTGATTTAGACAATCTCAGACTTCATGGTGAAATTCCTAACGAGATCACTCAATGCCGGTTTCTTCTCGAACT GAACGTCTCAGGGAACTCTTTAGTGGGAGAGATTCCACAAAACCTTGATAACATGACGCATCTTGTAATTCTCGACCTCCATCACAACGAGCTCAATGGAAGCATACCAATGACCATTGGAAATTTTTCTAACCtctattatttggatttatcCGAGAACTTACTCTCTGGTCCGATTCCTTCTGCACTTGGAAATATCAACAATCTATCTCATTTCAACCTCTCTTATAACAACCTTTCTGGTGCTATCCCTCCAATCGAAAGCATCAAGCAGTTTGGATACTATGCGTTTTTCCACAATGCAGGTCTGTGTGGTGCTCCTTTAGAGAACTCCTGCTCAGGCAGTGCTTCCAATCCGTCTGCAAGGAAGCCAAGGCTGAGCGCTTCTGCAATTGTCGCCATAGTGGCTGCTGCCTTGATTGTTGCTGGTGTCCTCATCATCACAGTGATTAACATGAGGGCTCGTCGTAGGAGGAGAACTGAAGACGAGACCATGATTGTAGAAAGCACTCCACTTGCTTCTTCAACAGAATCAAATGTCATCATTGGAAAACTGGTCCTCTTCAGCAAAAGCTTACCCTCAAAGTACGAGGATTGGGAAATCGGAACCAAGGCTTTGCTAGACAAAGAATGTTTAGTAGGTGGAGGCTCAATTGGAACCGTCTACAAGAGTACCTTCGAAGGTGGGATTGCCATAGCAGTGAAGAAACTCGAGACACTGGGGAGGATCAGGAGCCAGGATGAGTTCGAGCAGGAAATAAGCCGCCTTGGAAACCTTCATCAGGCCAATCTGGCTGCTGTCCAGGGTTACTATTGGTCGTCTAGCATGCAACTAATTCTGTCGGAATTCGTATCAAGAGGAAATCTGTATGATAATCTCCATGGTCTTGGCTATCCTGGCACAAGCACTGGCTCTGGTAATCCGGAATTGAATTGGTCTAGAAGGTTCAACATAGCAGTCGGGACTGCCAGGGCTCTAGCCTACCTTCACCACGACTGCAAGCCTCCAGTTCTACACCTCAACGTCAAGTCCACTAACATACTCCTCGATGACAGCTACACAGCAAAGCTGTCTGATTTCGGGTTGGGGAAGCTGCTTCCTCTACTTGACAGCTATGGCCaccaaaaaattcacaatGCAGTTGGGTACATTGCTCCAGAGCTTGCTGAGAGTTCAAGAATTAGTGATAAATGCGACGTTTATAGCTTCGGGGTCATCCTTTTGGAGCTAGTAACCGGAAGGAAGCCAGTAGGGAGCCCATCAGCGAATGAAGTGATGATTCTGTGTGAATATGTTAGGGGTCTGATCGAGCATGGTAACGCCTCAGACTGTTTCGACAGAAGCTTGAGAGGGTTTGTGGAAAACGAGCTCATCCAGGTGATGAAGCTGGGGTTGATTTGTACTTCTGAAACGCCGTCGAGGAGACCAAGCATGGCTGAGGTTGTTCAAGTTCTTGAATCTGTAAGAAATGGTTCggaatcataa
- the LOC125211265 gene encoding transmembrane protein 64, with amino-acid sequence MTYNNAGHGDLRMDVDYVKLAVGVGAGAQCLNEASPSCGGRGQWWSWLWWWAKLLLVALFIGILLAVFLKWIGPFVMEKEIIPLINWERESFSRKQLGFLIFCSLAIFPSILLPSSPSMWLAGMTFGYGYGFLLVVGGVIFGVSLPYFIGSLFYHKIQVWLEQYPKRASVIRLAGEGSLFNQFRAVALIRISPFPYIIYNYCAVATDVKFGPYFSGTLVGMVPEIFLTLYTGIIIQTIADAADDRQTMSGPQILLNIAGFSITAAATVLVTLYAKRRLKELQMEEVLVLQ; translated from the exons ATGACTTACAATAATGCCGGCCACGGCGATCTTAGGATGGATGTGGATTACGTGAAATTGGCGGTTGGCGTGGGCGCTGGGGCCCAGTGCCTGAATGAGGCCTCGCCTTCTTGCGGCGGACGAGGCCAATGGTGGTCGTGGCTGTGGTGGTGGGCGAAGCTTCTACTGGTGGCTTTGTTTATTGGGATTTTGCTCGCGGTTTTCTTGAAATGGATCGGACCCTTCGTCATGGAGAAG GAGATCATCCCGTTAATTAATTGGGAGAGAGAATCGTTCAGCAGAAAGCAGCTAggatttttaatcttttgttCTCTGGCAATATTCCCATCCATCCTTTTACCTTCTTCGCCGTCTATGTGGCTTGCTGGGATGACTTTCGGATATGGTTATGGATTTTTACTGGTTGTTGGAGGAGTCATATTTGGTGTCTCTCTTCCGTATTTCATTGGTTCACTTTTTTACCACAAAATCCAG GTATGGCTAGAGCAATATCCTAAGCGAGCTTCTGTGATAAGATTGGCTGGCGAGGGAAGTCTGTTTAATCAGTTCAGAGCTGTAGCACTCATTAGGATTTCTCCTTTCCCTTACATCATATATAACTACTGTGCCGTAGCTACAGATGTGAAATTTGGTCCTTACTTCTCTGGGACACTTGTTGGGATGGTGCCAGAAATATTTCTTACACTTTACAC TGGAATTATAATACAAACTATAGCTGATGCTGCGGATGATCGGCAAACTATGTCAGGTCCTCAGATTCTGCTCAACATTGCTGGCTTTTCCATCACCGCGGCAGCGACAGTGCTAGTAACATTGTATGCGAAAAGGCGACTGAAGGAACTGCAGATGGAAGAGGTGCTAGTCTTGCAGTAA
- the LOC125216006 gene encoding probable L-gulonolactone oxidase 6 has product MNTNMNTITTIALLVTLMSIAANSTSPEDPIQCNGAIKNTNCTITNSYGAFPDRSACRAAEAVYPTSEAELVAAVASAAAAKRKIKVATRYSHSIPKLVCPDGDEGLLISTKYLNRTLSVDASAMTITVESGVTLRQLISEAASANMALPYAPYWWGLTVGGMMGTGAHGSSLWGLGSQVHDRVTRLTIVAPAQPHVRVLETGDADLDAAKVSLGVLGVISQVTLKLEPLFKRSVTYITRNDSDLGEDAVTLGRKHEFADFTWFPSQKRVIYRQDDRTSTNSSGNGLNNFPGFRSTSTLVLATLRSTEETQESLGDANGKCINGRITASFLRSTGFGLTNDGLIFKGYPVIGYQNRIQASGTCLDSPDDARLTACPWDSRVKGLFFHQTTFSIALSRVKGFILDVQKLVSLFPDSLCGLDLYNGILMRYVTASSAYLGKQEDSLDFDITYYRSKDPLQPRLFEDVLEEIEQMAVFKYGALPHWGKNRNVAFLGAIGKYRNGARFVEVKQRYDPEGVFSSGWSDQMLGLADGLSVVREGCALEGLCICSQDSHCAPNKGYLCVPGKIYDKARVCAKVTTGNIS; this is encoded by the exons ATGAATACGAATATGAACACCATCACCACCATTGCTTTGTTGGTGACATTAATGAGCATCGCCGCAAATTCCACCTCACCAGAAGATCCCATCCAGTGCAATGGAGCCATCAAAAACACAAACTGCACCATCACAAACTCCTACGGCGCCTTCCCCGACCGAAGCGCCTGCCGCGCAGCCGAGGCAGTGTACCCCACGTCCGAGGCCGAGCTGGTCGCGGCCGTGGCGAGCGCGGCCGCGGCCAAGAGGAAGATCAAAGTGGCCACGCGCTACTCCCACAGCATTCCGAAGCTGGTGTGCCCGGACGGGGACGAGGGGCTGCTGATAAGCACCAAGTACCTCAACCGGACGCTGAGCGTGGACGCGTCCGCGATGACCATCACGGTGGAGAGTGGGGTGACGCTGAGGCAGCTGATCAGCGAGGCGGCCAGCGCCAATATGGCGCTGCCTTACGCGCCGTATTGGTGGGGGCTGACCGTGGGCGGGATGATGGGGACGGGTGCTCATGGGAGCTCGCTGTGGGGCTTGGGGAGCCAGGTGCATGACCGCGTCACGCGCCTGACTATTGTGGCGCCCGCGCAGCCACACGTCCGCGTGCTGGAAACCGGGGATGCGGACCTTGATGCGGCTAAAGTCTCGCTTGGGGTTCTTGGTGTTATCTCTCAG GTAACACTGAAATTGGAGCCGCTGTTCAAAAGGTCAGTAACATACATAACAAGGAACGATTCCGATTTGGGAGAAGATGCTGTAACGTTGGGGCGGAAACACGAATTTGCAGATTTCACATGGTTCCCCAGTCAGAAACGCGTCATTTATCGACAGGACGACAGAACCTCAACCAACTCATCCGGAAATGGGCTCAACAACTTCCCAGGATTCCGGTCCACTTCCACCCTCGTTCTCGCCACTCTCAGAAGCACAG AGGAGACGCAGGAGTCCCTAGGCGACGCCAACGGAAAATGCATAAACGGGAGAATCACGGCCTCTTTTTTAAGATCCACAGGCTTCGGGCTAACAAACGACGGCCTCATATTCAAGGGCTACCCAGTGATCGGCTACCAAAACCGCATCCAAGCTTCCGGCACATGCCTCGACAGCCCGGACGACGCTCGGCTCACGGCATGCCCGTGGGATTCCCGCGTGAAGGGCCTCTTCTTCCACCAGACCACATTCAGCATCGCCCTGTCGAGAGTCAAGGGCTTCATCCTCGACGTGCAGAAGCTCGTCTCCCTTTTCCCGGACTCCCTCTGCGGCCTCGACCTCTACAACGGGATCCTCATGCGATACGTCACCGCCTCCTCAGCCTACTTGGGGAAACAGGAGGACTCCCTCGACTTCGACATCACTTACTACCGGAGCAAGGATCCCCTCCAGCCCCGGCTCTTCGAAGACGTGCTGGAGGAGATAGAGCAGATGGCGGTGTTCAAGTACGGAGCTCTGCCGCATTGGGGGAAGAATCGGAACGTGGCGTTTCTCGGGGCGATTGGGAAGTATAGAAACGGCGCGCGGTTCGTGGAGGTGAAGCAGAGGTATGATCCTGAAGGGGTGTTTTCGAGTGGGTGGAGTGATCAGATGTTGGGGCTCGCGGACGGGTTGAGTGTGGTGAGGGAAGGATGTGCGCTTGAAGGGTTGTGTATTTGCTCTCAAGATAGCCATTGCGCGCCTAACAAGGGATATTTGTGCGTGCCTGGAAAAATCTATGATAAGGCCAGAGTCTGTGCCAAGGTTACAACTGGAAATATTTCTTAG